A part of Catharus ustulatus isolate bCatUst1 chromosome 8, bCatUst1.pri.v2, whole genome shotgun sequence genomic DNA contains:
- the ACTR1A gene encoding alpha-centractin: MESYDVIANQPVVIDNGSGVIKAGFAGDQIPKYCFPNYVGRPKHVRVMAGALEGDIFIGPKAEEHRGLLAIRYPMEHGIVKDWNDMERIWQYVYSKDQLQTFSEEHPVLLTEAPLNPRKNRERAAEVFFETFNVPALFISMQAVLSLYATGRTTGVVLDSGDGVTHAVPIYEGFAMPHSIMRIDIAGRDVSRFLRLYLRKEGYDFHTTSEFEIVKTIKERACYLSINPQKDETLETEKAQYYLPDGSTIEIGPARFRAPELLFRPDLIGEECEGLHEVLVFAIQKSDMDLRRTLFSNIVLSGGSTLFKGFGDRLLSEVKKLAPKDVKIRISAPQERLYSTWIGGSILASLDTFKKMWVSKKEYEEDGARAIHRKTF, encoded by the exons ATGGAGTCCTACGATGTGATAGCGAACCAGCCCGTCGTGATAGACAAT GGCTCGGGTGTGATTAAAGCAGGTTTTGCGGGCGATCAAATACCAAAATACTGCTTTCCTAACTA TGTGGGCAGACCAAAGCACGTTCGTGTTATGGCTGGTGCTTTAGAAGGGGACATTTTCATTGGTCCAAAGGCAGAG GAGCACAGAGGTCTTCTTGCGATCCGATACCCGATGGAGCATGGCATCGTGAAGGACTGGAATGACATGGAGCGCATCTGGCAGTACGTGTATTCTAAAGACCAGCTCCAGACATTCTCAGAAGAG catcctgtgctgctgacagaaGCACCCCTAAACCCGCGCAAGAACAGAGAGCGTGCTGCTGAGGTGTTTTTTGAGACCTTCAATGTGCCAGCCCTATTCATCTCCATGCAAGCTGTGCTTAGCCT CTACGCGACCGGCAGGACCACGGGCGTGGTGCTGGACTCTGGGGATGGCGTCACCCACGCAGTTCCCATCTATGAAGGCTTTGCCATGCCTCACTCCATCATGCGGATTGACATTGCTGGCCGAGATGTCTCCCGCTTCCTGCGTCTCTATCTCCGGAAGGAAGGCTATGACTTCCACACAACCTCTGAATTTGAGATTGTCAAGACCATCAAGGAG CGTGCCTGCTACCTGTCAATAAACCCTCAGAAGGATGAGACTCTGGAGACTGAGAAGGCTCAGTACTACCTGCCAGATGGAAGCACTATTGAG aTTGGCCCTGCCCGTTTCCgagccccagagctcctgttccGGCCGGACCTGATAGGGGAGGAATGTGAAGGACTTCATGAAGTGCTCGTTTTTGCCATTCAAAAGTCAGACATGGATCTGAGGCGAACACTGTTCTCCAACATCGTGCTGTCTGGAGGCTCCACGCTTTTCAAAG GCTTTGGTGACAGGCTGTTGAGTGAAGTGAAGAAACTAGCTCCGAAGGACGTCAAAATAAGG ATATCGGCTCCTCAAGAGAGATTGTATTCCACGTGGATTGG TGGCTCTATCCTGGCCTCTCTGGACACCTTTAAGAAAATGTGGGTTTCGAAAAAGGAGTATGAAGAAGATGGAGCTCGTGCCATCCACCGAAAAACCTTCTAG